TGATTTTAAATCCCTTAAACTATTCGACAATTCGCCTCCGGCTGAATAACTTATCAAATGAACGTGACTAGGCATAATACAATAGCAGTATATTTTAAGATTTTTGTTTTTTTGACAGTAGATAATACTCTCTACCAGTATATCTTGATATAACCTTCTTGTAAATACATCTATCCACCCAACTACACTAAAACTTACAAAGTATAACCCATCACTATGTGTTTTATATTTTTCGGACATGAAATGAAAATATAAAAAGTAAGTATAACTTACAATATGTGTTTCAATAATGGTTTCACACTAAGCTCTACCGCACAAAATTCTTGACTTCAGCTTAGCGCTTACTCCGAGAAATACCAGATACGAAGTAGGCACTTGTAAGCAGAGCTTACAATAATAGTTTCACACTAAGCCCAGACACACAGGCATTGCTTCAGCTTAGCGCGTACTGGGGTAGACGCTAAGCTGAAGCTCGGCATTAGTGCGATTGGGCTTAGTGTCTTTGTATATCTTCATAAGCTCTGCTTATTATTTTTTATCTAATGGTATTGGCTATTTTCGTTTGCACTACTAAGGCTTTATTCATGCGTCTTATTTACAAAGAGGGGCTCAATTGGTAAGTAGAACTTACAATAATAGTTTCACACTAAGCCCAGACACACAGGCATTGCTTCAGCTTAGCGCGTAATGGGAATACCTTAAAAAGGGTAGAATGATGGACGTACTAAATACGGAGTTGTGGCGTTCTATAAAAAACTAAACAGTGACAAACAATACTATTACTTAACGTAGGTTGAATCGCTTTTTGTTACAGAAAATACAACCACTTTACATATATTTTTTGTAAATTGAAGCTTGTTGAAGTTCATAATGAAGAGACTTATATACATTTTACTTTTTTCTCTTAATACCATCACCGGGTTTGCTACACACAATAGAGCCGGTGAAATTACCTATAATTGGCTTGGTGGGCTTACCTACGAAATTGTGATAACTACTTACACTAAAGAGAGTAGTCCCGCAGATAGATGTGAGTTGGTAATTCATTATGGAGATGGAGACACCGCTGTTTTAAATAGAACTAATGGGCCTGTTAATTCAACATCGGCATGTGGCAGCATTCCCAATGGGCAGTCGCTAGGAAATGATATAAAAAAAAATATTTATAAAGGAACACATACCTATCCCGGTAGTGGTATTTACAGCCTTTGGATGGAGGACCCCAACAGAATTTCGGGAGTTGATAATATTCCTAACTCTGTAGATGTTCCATTTGCGCTGGAGTCGAAATTAATTATAAACTCAATTTTGGGTAGTAACAGCTCTCCACAATTACTAAATCCACCAATTGACAATGCCTGCACCAATGTGTGTTTTTATCACAATCCCGGGGCTTTTGATGCAGATGGAGATAGTTTGTCTTATTCGTTGGTTACATGTTTGGGGGCTAGCGCAAATCCAATAGGAGGTTATACGTTGCCGCCAACAACATCTACTTTGTTTATCGATGCCGTAACCGGAGATTTTGAATGGTGTACACCTCTCAATCAAGGAATATATAACGTTGCCATTTTGATAGAAGAGTGGCGTACCATAAATGGCCAACGATTTAGAGTAGGGCAGGTGTTGCGTGATTTGCAAATAGATGTGGCGGGATGTAATAACGATCCTCCGGTTATTTCTAATTTAAGAGATACGTGTGTCAATGCAGGAACTCTTTTAACAATGACGGTATCTGCCTTTGACATAAATGGGAATTCGATTTCGTACAGTGCTTCCGGTGGGCCTTTTATTTTAAGCCCTGCGGCTACTTTTAATTCAAGTACGAGAGTTTTTTCTTGGCCAACATCATGCAATCATGTGCGAAAACAGCCACATTTGGTGTCGTTTAAGGCTGTTGATAATGGCAATCCTAGTTTGGTTGATTTTGAAACTGTAAAAATTACGGTAGTTGCTCCTGCCCCTCAAAACCCTACCGCCAATGCGCTCGGTACAAGTATTAAATTATCGTGGGATAAAAGTTTTTGCGATCCAACTAACAATAAATTTGTTGGTTACAAAATATACAGAAAAGCGGGAACCTCAGGTTGGTCTCCGGCACATTGCGAAACAGGAGTGCCAAGCTATACAGGGTTTTCTCTTGTTGGTTCCATGCCTATTTCGCAAGGGTTTACTATTGATAGTACAAATTTTACCGACTCCAATAATGGAATGGGGTTGATTCATGGCGAAAATTATTGTTACAGAATTGTGGCTTGTTTTTTAGATGGTGCTGAAAGTTACGCCTCTATTGAGGTTTGTGAGCAACTAAAAAACGACATCCCAATAATTACGAATGTAGATGTTACTGCTACTGATATTGCTACAGGAGGTATTAAAGTAAAATGGACAATGCCTATTACCAATACTCAAAATTTTGATACACTCGTTTACCCCGGACCATATAGAATAGAATTGAAACAATCAGAAGGTTTTGTATTGGGCACACCATCTATAGTTGCTACATTTACGGCAAATAGCATTCTTAATTGGAACGACACAGTTTTCACGGCAACTAATTTAAATACAAAAGAAAAAGCATATTCGTATGTTATAGATTTATATGCCTTAGGGGGAACTACCTATGTGGGTTCATCTCATGTAGCATCCTCTGTGTTTTTGTCCATAACTCCCGCAGATAAAGAGCTTGCATTTACTTGGAGCGCAAATGTTCCGTGGACGAATAATAATTATTTTATTTATTATGAAACTTCGCCCGGAACCTTTACTCTTATTGATAGTTCGTTGGCACAACAATATTTAAAACAAAATTTGCTCAATGGAAAACAATATTGCTATTATATTTTAGCGAAAGGTGAATATTCTGACACAACCATTGTGCGGCCATTGTATAACAGGTCGCAAGTTGTTTGTGCAACACCAATAGATTTAACCCCACCATGCCCTCCACGAATTGTGGCTACACCTGACTGTGATTTGTCTCAGGTGGGTTTGGTTTGGAATAATCCTAACAATAGTTGTGCGAACGATGTTGTTGGCTATAGACTTTATTATACTCCCGTTCAAGGCGATTCGTATTCGCTTTTAGCAACCTTTTCATCTCCGCACGATACAACGTATACTTATGCCAATGGATTAAGCATAGCCGGTTGTTATTTAGTTACAGCTGTCGATTCGTTTGCTAACGAGAGTGTAAATGCACAATCATTTTGTGTAGATAATTGTCCAATTTATGAGTTGCCTAATGTATTTACTCCTAACGGAGATGGTGTGAATGATTTTTATTCATCCCTTAAGCCCTACAAATACGTGCAGGATGTAGAAATGAAAATATATAATAGATGGGGACTTTTGGTTTATGAAACAACCGACCCAGATATTAACTGGAACGGAAAAAATTTAGAAACCAAAACAATGTGTTCTGACGGTACTTATTATTAT
This genomic window from Bacteroidota bacterium contains:
- a CDS encoding transposase codes for the protein MSEKYKTHSDGLYFVSFSVVGWIDVFTRRLYQDILVESIIYCQKNKNLKIYCYCIMPSHVHLISYSAGGELSNSLRDLKS
- a CDS encoding gliding motility-associated C-terminal domain-containing protein, with the protein product MKRLIYILLFSLNTITGFATHNRAGEITYNWLGGLTYEIVITTYTKESSPADRCELVIHYGDGDTAVLNRTNGPVNSTSACGSIPNGQSLGNDIKKNIYKGTHTYPGSGIYSLWMEDPNRISGVDNIPNSVDVPFALESKLIINSILGSNSSPQLLNPPIDNACTNVCFYHNPGAFDADGDSLSYSLVTCLGASANPIGGYTLPPTTSTLFIDAVTGDFEWCTPLNQGIYNVAILIEEWRTINGQRFRVGQVLRDLQIDVAGCNNDPPVISNLRDTCVNAGTLLTMTVSAFDINGNSISYSASGGPFILSPAATFNSSTRVFSWPTSCNHVRKQPHLVSFKAVDNGNPSLVDFETVKITVVAPAPQNPTANALGTSIKLSWDKSFCDPTNNKFVGYKIYRKAGTSGWSPAHCETGVPSYTGFSLVGSMPISQGFTIDSTNFTDSNNGMGLIHGENYCYRIVACFLDGAESYASIEVCEQLKNDIPIITNVDVTATDIATGGIKVKWTMPITNTQNFDTLVYPGPYRIELKQSEGFVLGTPSIVATFTANSILNWNDTVFTATNLNTKEKAYSYVIDLYALGGTTYVGSSHVASSVFLSITPADKELAFTWSANVPWTNNNYFIYYETSPGTFTLIDSSLAQQYLKQNLLNGKQYCYYILAKGEYSDTTIVRPLYNRSQVVCATPIDLTPPCPPRIVATPDCDLSQVGLVWNNPNNSCANDVVGYRLYYTPVQGDSYSLLATFSSPHDTTYTYANGLSIAGCYLVTAVDSFANESVNAQSFCVDNCPIYELPNVFTPNGDGVNDFYSSLKPYKYVQDVEMKIYNRWGLLVYETTDPDINWNGKNLETKTMCSDGTYYYTCVVNEIRVTGIKPRYLKGFIQLIHGKDGAPTN